Proteins encoded within one genomic window of Brachybacterium sp. P6-10-X1:
- the gndA gene encoding NADP-dependent phosphogluconate dehydrogenase, translating to MASFAPSPADVADIGVTGMAVMGSNLARNLARNGYKVALHNRSVGKTETVIAEHGGDGEFYPSESMEDFVASLQKPRVAIIMVKAGGPTDAVIEELSSLMEEGDIIVDAGNALFTDTRRREAALREKGQHFVGAGVSGGEEGALNGPSIMPGGTKESYDRLGPMFETISAKAEDGAPCCVHVGSDGAGHFVKMVHNGIEYADMQVISEAYDMMSKALGMDASAIGDVFDEWNKGDLESFLIEITATVLHHKDATTGEPFVDVVLDQAAQKGTGAWTVKTALDLGVPVTGIAEATFARSISGGTPQREAARGVLPGEEQELEIADPAQFIDDLQKALYAAKLVSYSQGFDEIAAGAEEFGWDIDLGDMAKIWREGCIIRARFLDRITEAYTRDPKLSLLLSDEYFTTEIAKCIPAWRRVVAFAASSGYPVPVFASTLSYYDSVRAERLPAALVQAQRDYFGAHTYQRVDVEGTFHVEWSEDRRETKQD from the coding sequence ATGGCTAGCTTCGCTCCGTCCCCCGCCGATGTCGCGGACATCGGCGTCACCGGAATGGCGGTGATGGGCTCCAATCTGGCCCGGAACCTCGCCCGCAACGGCTACAAGGTCGCCCTCCACAACCGCAGCGTCGGCAAGACCGAGACGGTCATCGCGGAGCACGGCGGCGACGGCGAGTTCTACCCCTCGGAGTCCATGGAGGACTTCGTCGCCTCGCTGCAGAAGCCGCGCGTCGCGATCATCATGGTCAAGGCCGGAGGGCCCACCGACGCCGTGATCGAGGAGCTGTCCTCCCTCATGGAGGAGGGTGACATCATCGTCGACGCCGGCAACGCGCTGTTCACCGACACCCGTCGCCGCGAGGCCGCGCTGCGCGAGAAGGGCCAGCACTTCGTCGGCGCCGGCGTCTCCGGCGGCGAGGAGGGCGCGCTGAACGGCCCCTCGATCATGCCCGGCGGGACCAAGGAGTCCTACGACCGCCTCGGCCCGATGTTCGAGACGATCTCCGCGAAGGCCGAGGACGGCGCCCCGTGCTGCGTGCACGTCGGCTCCGACGGCGCGGGTCATTTCGTCAAGATGGTCCATAACGGCATCGAGTACGCCGACATGCAGGTCATCTCCGAGGCCTACGACATGATGTCCAAGGCGCTCGGCATGGACGCCTCCGCCATCGGCGACGTGTTCGACGAGTGGAACAAGGGCGATCTGGAGTCCTTCCTCATCGAGATCACCGCCACCGTGCTCCACCACAAGGACGCCACCACCGGCGAGCCCTTCGTCGACGTGGTCCTCGACCAGGCCGCCCAGAAGGGCACCGGCGCCTGGACCGTGAAGACCGCGCTGGATCTCGGCGTGCCGGTCACCGGCATCGCCGAGGCGACCTTCGCCCGATCCATCTCCGGCGGCACCCCGCAGCGGGAGGCCGCCCGCGGTGTCCTGCCCGGCGAGGAGCAGGAGCTCGAGATCGCCGACCCCGCGCAGTTCATCGACGATCTCCAGAAGGCGCTGTACGCGGCGAAGCTGGTCTCCTATTCGCAGGGCTTCGACGAGATCGCGGCCGGTGCCGAGGAGTTCGGCTGGGACATCGACCTCGGCGACATGGCGAAGATCTGGCGCGAGGGCTGCATCATCCGCGCCCGCTTCCTCGACCGCATCACCGAGGCCTACACGCGCGATCCGAAGCTCTCGCTGCTGCTGAGCGACGAATACTTCACCACCGAGATCGCCAAGTGCATCCCGGCGTGGCGTCGTGTGGTGGCCTTCGCGGCCTCCAGCGGCTACCCGGTCCCCGTGTTCGCCTCCACCCTGTCCTACTACGACTCGGTCCGTGCCGAGCGCCTCCCGGCCGCCCTGGTCCAGGCCCAGCGCGACTACTTCGGCGCCCACACCTACCAGCGCGTCGACGTCGAGGGCACCTTCCACGTGGAGTGGTCCGAGGATCGTCGCGAGACCAAGCAGGACTGA
- a CDS encoding helicase-associated domain-containing protein encodes MSAVIRSLADSLRRFGDDRLEALLVARPDLASPLPKGLGPLAARAAGATSARRALGALRLPELHLVEALAVLEDGTAPSALAESVSSDPATISPALERLTTLALVWGEDELHLIRPLREGLRTPAGLAPASADDPSAEVAERRVAAARASMPDVLETLAWGPATVEGHGRLAKELREVGIVVTGEDGTLHIPRSIHLALRGGRVRRSHAARRPVPDGPEVTERIAGSRSAQAVEQAFEALRLLSTVRGFDEDPPGVLRRGGIPQRDLRRLADRAGAPVLTVATVLQSAWQAGLIGHDGQEWHPTRDWDAHRVQAPEQRWTELVLAWVHGHHLAAVVGTPDSSGTGRALLSDLTRRDGVRTRRGSLLRTLRTCPGVHATADSLGLCLAWAFPLVPADVIEEETAALLTEGEALGVLDGGALTVLGQELVLALDEDVTEADARLAGALRAAAPVPVDEVLLDADLTAVVPGRPAERLLPLLDWAEVVSRGGALTLRFSTTSVRRALGAGRDAEALLVLLEDASRSPVPQALTYLLRDEQRRHGRVQVSRATTVLTAEPEVLDLLQVAPEASALAVHRLAPTVAVTLSDPGFALQVARQAGLSPQAVGPDGRPAGPELAHSLPGGPVDPDLVTVDGPELRVPAPEAVARIRAAEEGATDLSVTDRLLDAIAHEGELPLGIVDGRGGVIVKQVRPLSLEGGRLRARERGHDEEFTVLVHRVTLG; translated from the coding sequence ATGAGCGCTGTGATCCGGTCCCTCGCGGACTCCCTGCGACGGTTCGGCGACGATCGCCTGGAGGCGCTGCTCGTCGCCCGGCCGGACCTCGCCTCGCCGCTTCCCAAGGGGCTCGGTCCGCTCGCGGCCCGGGCCGCCGGCGCCACCTCCGCCCGTCGCGCCCTCGGGGCGCTGCGGCTGCCGGAGCTCCACCTCGTCGAAGCCCTCGCCGTGCTCGAGGACGGCACGGCGCCGTCCGCCCTGGCCGAGTCGGTCTCCTCTGACCCTGCGACGATCTCCCCCGCCCTCGAACGGCTGACCACTCTCGCCCTGGTGTGGGGTGAGGACGAGCTGCACCTGATCCGGCCCCTGCGCGAGGGGCTGCGCACCCCGGCCGGCCTCGCCCCCGCCTCGGCCGACGACCCCTCGGCAGAGGTCGCCGAACGCCGGGTGGCCGCCGCCCGCGCGTCGATGCCGGACGTTCTGGAGACTCTGGCCTGGGGGCCCGCGACCGTCGAGGGCCACGGGCGGCTCGCGAAGGAGCTGCGGGAGGTCGGCATCGTCGTGACCGGTGAGGACGGCACGCTGCACATCCCCCGCAGCATCCATCTGGCGCTGCGCGGTGGACGCGTGCGCCGCTCCCATGCCGCCCGGCGCCCCGTGCCGGACGGGCCGGAGGTCACCGAGCGGATCGCCGGATCACGGTCCGCCCAGGCCGTCGAGCAGGCCTTCGAGGCGCTGCGTCTGCTGAGCACGGTCCGCGGCTTCGACGAGGACCCTCCCGGGGTGCTGCGTCGCGGCGGGATCCCCCAGCGGGACCTGCGGCGCCTCGCCGATCGTGCCGGAGCTCCCGTGCTCACCGTCGCGACCGTGCTGCAGTCGGCCTGGCAGGCCGGGCTGATCGGCCACGACGGCCAGGAATGGCATCCCACGCGCGACTGGGACGCCCACCGCGTCCAGGCCCCCGAGCAGCGGTGGACGGAGCTCGTGCTCGCCTGGGTCCACGGGCACCACCTCGCCGCGGTCGTCGGCACCCCGGACTCCTCGGGCACCGGCCGCGCCCTGCTGTCGGACCTGACCCGGCGCGACGGGGTGCGCACCCGCCGGGGAAGCCTGCTGCGCACCCTGCGGACCTGCCCGGGCGTCCATGCCACGGCCGATTCCCTGGGGCTCTGTCTGGCCTGGGCCTTCCCGCTGGTCCCGGCCGACGTGATCGAGGAGGAGACGGCGGCGCTGCTGACCGAGGGCGAGGCGCTCGGGGTGCTCGACGGCGGAGCCCTGACCGTGCTCGGGCAGGAGCTCGTGCTCGCCCTCGACGAGGACGTCACCGAGGCCGACGCCCGGCTCGCGGGGGCGCTGCGGGCCGCGGCCCCGGTCCCGGTCGACGAGGTGCTGCTGGATGCGGACCTCACGGCCGTGGTCCCCGGCCGTCCGGCCGAGCGCCTGCTGCCGCTGCTGGACTGGGCCGAGGTGGTCTCCCGCGGCGGTGCCCTCACGCTGCGCTTCAGCACCACCTCGGTGCGCCGGGCGCTGGGGGCCGGGCGCGACGCCGAGGCACTGCTGGTCCTGCTCGAGGACGCCTCCCGCTCCCCCGTCCCGCAGGCGCTGACCTATCTGCTGCGCGACGAGCAGCGTCGCCACGGTCGGGTGCAGGTCTCGCGAGCCACCACCGTGCTCACCGCGGAACCGGAGGTGCTGGACCTGCTGCAGGTGGCCCCCGAAGCGTCGGCCCTGGCAGTGCACCGCCTGGCCCCGACGGTCGCGGTGACCCTCTCCGATCCCGGTTTCGCCCTCCAGGTGGCCCGGCAGGCCGGGCTCTCCCCGCAGGCCGTCGGGCCCGACGGGCGCCCGGCCGGGCCCGAGCTCGCGCACTCGCTGCCCGGTGGGCCCGTCGACCCCGACCTCGTCACCGTCGACGGCCCCGAGCTGCGCGTCCCGGCCCCCGAGGCCGTGGCCCGGATCCGGGCGGCGGAGGAGGGCGCGACCGATCTGTCGGTGACCGATCGCCTGCTGGACGCGATCGCCCACGAGGGCGAGCTGCCGCTCGGGATCGTCGACGGCCGCGGCGGCGTGATCGTCAAGCAGGTGCGGCCCCTCTCCCTCGAGGGCGGGCGCCTGCGCGCCCGCGAGCGCGGCCACGACGAGGAGTTCACGGTGCTCGTCCACCGGGTGACGCTGGGATAG
- a CDS encoding YggS family pyridoxal phosphate-dependent enzyme, producing MTETSAADQLTARLDDVLSRLDAAAARAGRGGREITVLLATKTRTPQEIATVIDLLRERGRPIVVGENRAQEISKHTDPLLADNGVPRHFIGRLQTNKARDVVAFAETIHSVDREDIADALERRAGMAGLRRDVLVQVNTSGEESKGGFAPALEAVGPIIERLRAGEGLRPVGLMTIGANTDDAGAVRASLRTLRQLRDQARAELDVPELEHLSMGMSGDLDIAVEEGATIVRVGSAIFGPRP from the coding sequence ATGACCGAGACCTCCGCCGCCGATCAGCTCACCGCCCGCCTCGACGACGTGCTCTCCCGTCTCGATGCCGCAGCCGCCCGCGCCGGCCGGGGCGGCCGGGAGATCACGGTGCTGCTGGCCACCAAGACCCGCACGCCCCAGGAGATCGCCACCGTCATCGATCTGCTGCGCGAGCGGGGGCGACCGATCGTCGTGGGGGAGAACCGGGCCCAGGAGATCTCCAAGCACACCGACCCGCTGCTGGCGGACAACGGGGTGCCGCGGCACTTCATCGGGCGCCTGCAGACCAACAAAGCCCGCGACGTGGTCGCCTTCGCCGAGACGATCCACAGCGTGGACCGCGAGGACATCGCCGATGCGCTCGAGCGTCGGGCCGGGATGGCTGGCCTGAGGCGGGACGTGCTGGTGCAGGTCAACACCTCGGGGGAGGAGTCCAAGGGCGGGTTCGCCCCGGCCCTGGAGGCCGTCGGCCCGATCATCGAGCGGCTGCGGGCCGGCGAGGGCCTGCGGCCCGTCGGCCTGATGACGATCGGCGCCAACACGGACGACGCGGGTGCCGTGCGCGCTTCGCTGCGCACCCTGCGGCAGCTGCGCGACCAGGCGCGCGCCGAGCTCGACGTGCCGGAGCTGGAGCACCTGTCGATGGGGATGAGCGGGGACCTCGACATCGCCGTCGAGGAGGGGGCGACGATCGTGCGCGTCGGCTCGGCGATCTTCGGCCCCCGGCCCTGA
- a CDS encoding ROK family transcriptional regulator has translation MRESTPLDRVAGAHDAAVLAVARRGDPVSRAGLAQALQVTPQAISKILGRLMDRGLITEIGTVAAGPGKPTTFYRIVPSSRRAIGLHLTRSRVHGVVVDLTGEILERRDLEIGRLQPVDELIATLAEQARDLARVGPGELLGVGVGMPGPVDWSEGVYRGSAQPDPWRGAPLRRLLAQELSLPVLLDHDSRAALVGEAWSQPGLLDDAALVLVEDGLGAALCLGGMIVRGAHSHAGEAGHTVVRIDGVPCTCGRRGCAQAEHQAALEAGDEEYAAQVLATVVVDLVRLVDVDRVVLGGRSVYAQHERTMDAIRAALEESLQAEPWVHVEVMLSTRGTDLIAVGSACEVLEHEYGLPQALVGPG, from the coding sequence GTGAGAGAGAGCACTCCCCTGGACCGTGTGGCGGGCGCCCATGACGCCGCCGTCCTCGCCGTCGCCCGGCGGGGCGATCCCGTCTCGAGGGCGGGACTGGCACAGGCCCTGCAGGTCACGCCGCAGGCGATCTCGAAGATCCTGGGCCGGCTGATGGATCGCGGGCTGATCACCGAGATCGGCACGGTCGCCGCGGGCCCCGGCAAGCCGACCACCTTCTACCGCATCGTCCCCTCCTCGCGACGCGCGATCGGACTGCACCTGACCCGTTCCCGCGTCCACGGCGTGGTGGTCGACCTCACCGGCGAGATCCTGGAGCGGCGCGACCTGGAGATCGGGCGGCTGCAACCGGTCGACGAGCTGATCGCGACCCTGGCCGAGCAGGCGCGCGACCTGGCCCGGGTCGGCCCCGGCGAGCTGCTGGGCGTCGGGGTCGGGATGCCGGGACCGGTGGACTGGTCCGAAGGCGTCTACCGCGGCAGCGCCCAGCCCGACCCGTGGCGCGGGGCACCGCTGCGTCGGCTCCTGGCGCAGGAGCTGTCCCTGCCGGTGCTGCTGGACCACGATTCGCGGGCCGCCCTGGTGGGCGAGGCGTGGTCGCAGCCCGGACTGCTGGACGACGCCGCGCTCGTGCTCGTCGAGGACGGGCTCGGGGCGGCCCTGTGCCTGGGCGGCATGATCGTGCGCGGCGCCCACTCCCACGCCGGCGAGGCCGGCCACACCGTGGTGCGCATCGACGGGGTCCCGTGCACCTGCGGTCGACGAGGCTGCGCCCAGGCCGAGCACCAGGCCGCGCTGGAGGCGGGCGACGAGGAGTACGCCGCCCAGGTGCTGGCGACGGTGGTGGTGGATCTGGTGCGGCTGGTCGACGTGGACCGGGTCGTGCTCGGCGGGCGGTCGGTCTACGCCCAGCACGAGCGCACGATGGACGCGATCCGCGCTGCGCTGGAGGAGAGCCTGCAGGCCGAGCCCTGGGTCCACGTCGAGGTCATGCTCTCCACCCGGGGCACGGACCTGATCGCCGTCGGCTCGGCCTGCGAGGTGCTCGAGCACGAGTACGGACTGCCGCAGGCACTCGTCGGCCCCGGCTGA
- a CDS encoding MFS transporter — translation MTTIDDTRAVPRTSAPLSPARRRLALFALALGGFGIGASEFVSMGLLPNIADGLLSERMAVDPEGGIAQAGLAISAYALGVVVGAPVLALLSVRWSRSTMIVGLAVALAAGAVLSALMPTFELTVLARFLAGVPHGAYFGVASLLAASLMGPGNQGKGVALALSGLTVANLIGVPVLTAVGQAAGWRAVYLLIALIFVATVTALHRTVPREERVAGRRMADEIVALRRVQLWIIMGIAAVGFAGAFAVFSYVADITTNVTGASATAVPWVLAAAGLGMTVGNVIGGATTDRSVSATLMIGFPLYIAALVGLFLVSGVSLVALLIAFFLMNAANASLNPAMQTWLIRVAHRSEVLGASLNHAAFNVANALGAALGGAVIAAGFGYEAPMVVAIVLASVGFAMVSATLIALRVRARRTRALLARHEDTLTGQIPRVPVGV, via the coding sequence ATGACCACCATCGACGACACCCGCGCCGTCCCTCGGACCTCCGCACCCCTCTCGCCCGCCCGCCGCCGTCTGGCCCTGTTCGCCCTCGCCCTGGGTGGTTTCGGCATCGGAGCCTCGGAGTTCGTCTCCATGGGCCTGCTGCCGAACATCGCCGACGGCCTGCTGAGCGAGCGCATGGCCGTCGACCCCGAGGGCGGCATCGCCCAGGCCGGCCTGGCCATCTCCGCCTACGCCCTCGGCGTCGTCGTCGGCGCCCCGGTGCTCGCCCTGCTCTCGGTGCGCTGGAGCCGGTCGACCATGATCGTCGGCCTCGCCGTCGCGCTCGCGGCCGGCGCCGTCCTCTCCGCGCTCATGCCCACCTTCGAGCTCACCGTGCTCGCCCGCTTCCTCGCGGGGGTGCCCCACGGCGCGTACTTCGGCGTCGCCTCGCTGCTGGCCGCTTCGCTGATGGGGCCCGGCAACCAGGGCAAGGGCGTGGCGCTGGCGCTGTCCGGGCTCACCGTCGCCAACCTCATCGGCGTGCCCGTGCTGACCGCCGTCGGCCAGGCCGCCGGCTGGCGCGCCGTCTACCTGCTGATCGCCCTGATCTTCGTCGCCACGGTCACCGCGCTGCACCGGACGGTGCCGCGCGAGGAGAGGGTGGCCGGACGCCGCATGGCCGACGAGATCGTCGCCCTGCGCCGGGTGCAGCTGTGGATCATCATGGGCATCGCCGCGGTCGGTTTCGCCGGCGCCTTCGCCGTCTTCAGCTACGTCGCCGACATCACCACCAACGTCACCGGTGCCTCCGCGACCGCCGTTCCGTGGGTGCTGGCCGCCGCCGGTCTGGGCATGACCGTCGGCAACGTCATCGGCGGCGCCACCACCGACCGCTCCGTCAGCGCCACGCTGATGATCGGCTTCCCGCTGTACATCGCGGCGCTGGTGGGGCTGTTCCTGGTCTCCGGCGTCTCCCTGGTCGCCCTGCTCATCGCGTTCTTCCTGATGAACGCGGCCAACGCCTCGCTGAACCCGGCGATGCAGACCTGGCTGATCCGTGTCGCCCACCGCTCCGAGGTGCTCGGCGCGTCCCTGAACCACGCCGCCTTCAACGTCGCCAACGCCCTCGGTGCCGCCCTCGGCGGAGCCGTGATCGCCGCCGGCTTCGGCTACGAGGCGCCGATGGTGGTCGCGATCGTGCTCGCGAGCGTCGGCTTCGCGATGGTCTCCGCGACGCTGATCGCCCTGCGGGTGCGCGCTCGTCGCACCCGGGCCCTGCTGGCCCGCCACGAGGACACCCTCACCGGACAGATCCCGCGGGTCCCCGTCGGCGTCTGA
- a CDS encoding PLP-dependent aspartate aminotransferase family protein, which translates to MRVQTAAVQTLRHQEHGAVVPPVHLASTFELDPGSEDGAYAYQRGGNPTRAQLETLLATLDGAAHGFAFATGMAATAAALSTLTVGDEVILPASVYGGTYRFVDLVLPGRGVTGRFVDDLGELTDADFTPATRAVFVETPANPTLRITDLRRLIDLAHRHDALVIVDNTFMTSLLQRPLELGADVVVQSATKFLAGHSDLLAGAITTDDAHLAEAFALAQKAQGGVLSPGDSFRLIQGIKTMPLRLERQQDNARAIVQHLRGHDDIAGVRFPGSHSDQEARTHASQATGTGAVLSFELAPGRDRVAFLRALRYPGFAVSLGGVETLICRPATMTHEAMTPEARERAGISDQLLRLAVGIEDVRDLIEDLDQALLASR; encoded by the coding sequence GTGCGCGTCCAGACCGCCGCCGTGCAGACCCTGCGCCACCAGGAGCACGGCGCCGTCGTCCCCCCGGTGCACCTGGCCTCGACCTTCGAGCTCGACCCCGGCAGCGAGGACGGCGCCTACGCCTACCAGCGGGGCGGGAACCCCACCCGCGCACAGCTCGAGACCCTGCTGGCCACCCTGGACGGAGCCGCGCACGGCTTCGCCTTCGCCACCGGCATGGCCGCCACCGCCGCCGCGCTGTCCACGCTGACGGTGGGCGATGAGGTCATCCTCCCGGCCAGCGTCTACGGCGGCACCTATCGCTTCGTCGACCTGGTCCTGCCCGGTCGTGGCGTCACCGGTCGCTTCGTCGACGACCTCGGGGAGCTGACCGACGCGGACTTCACCCCGGCCACGCGGGCCGTGTTCGTGGAGACGCCCGCCAACCCCACGCTGCGGATCACCGATCTGCGCCGCCTCATCGACCTCGCCCACCGCCACGACGCCCTGGTGATCGTGGACAACACCTTCATGACCTCCCTGCTGCAGCGACCGCTGGAGCTGGGGGCCGACGTCGTCGTCCAGTCGGCCACCAAGTTCCTCGCCGGACACTCGGACCTCCTGGCCGGCGCGATCACCACCGATGACGCCCACCTCGCCGAGGCCTTCGCGCTCGCGCAGAAGGCCCAGGGCGGGGTGCTCTCCCCGGGGGATTCCTTCCGCCTGATCCAGGGCATCAAGACGATGCCGCTGCGGCTCGAGCGCCAACAGGACAACGCCCGGGCGATCGTGCAGCACCTGCGCGGTCACGACGACATCGCCGGCGTCCGGTTCCCGGGCTCCCACAGCGACCAGGAGGCGAGGACCCACGCCTCCCAGGCCACCGGCACCGGGGCGGTGCTCTCCTTCGAGCTCGCCCCCGGCAGGGACCGGGTGGCCTTCCTGCGCGCCCTGCGCTATCCCGGCTTCGCCGTCAGCCTCGGCGGCGTCGAGACCCTGATCTGCCGCCCCGCCACCATGACCCACGAGGCCATGACCCCGGAGGCGCGCGAGCGCGCCGGCATCTCCGATCAGCTGCTGCGGCTCGCGGTCGGGATCGAGGATGTGCGCGACCTGATCGAGGACCTGGACCAGGCTCTTCTCGCCTCCCGGTGA
- a CDS encoding Bax inhibitor-1/YccA family protein codes for MARHNIVFGRDQAVQQGRNYRGPQFGQSQDGPPPGTQWSTDFGGTATAAPAAGQQSAESLEALYARPAATGHDTGRMSMRDALNAITATLGTIVVVGFAVGVTPGALGIIAGEQGVAIGLTVAIAALFIGLVGGLVTALINIFKKKPSPILVLAYAVFEGLLLGGLTAMLGQQFPGIGLQAVVGTLAVAGSVLVMFRLGVLRTSPVLNKIFMVAMVAYLLFGIVNIGYVFMTGGSLRDGVLGLVIGGLAVVMASYSLVMDFEDVQRAANSAMPRVYAWRCAFGLAVTMVWLYVEILRIIAILRGD; via the coding sequence ATGGCACGCCACAACATCGTGTTCGGACGCGACCAGGCTGTTCAGCAGGGGCGGAACTATCGCGGCCCCCAGTTCGGCCAGTCGCAGGACGGACCTCCGCCCGGGACCCAGTGGTCCACCGACTTCGGGGGGACGGCCACCGCAGCGCCGGCCGCCGGCCAGCAGAGCGCCGAGTCGCTCGAGGCTCTGTACGCCCGGCCCGCCGCGACCGGGCACGACACCGGCCGGATGTCGATGCGGGACGCCCTGAACGCGATCACGGCGACCCTCGGCACCATCGTGGTCGTCGGCTTCGCGGTCGGCGTGACCCCGGGTGCGCTGGGCATCATCGCCGGCGAGCAGGGCGTCGCGATCGGGCTGACCGTCGCGATCGCCGCGCTGTTCATCGGTCTGGTCGGCGGCCTGGTCACCGCGCTGATCAACATCTTCAAGAAGAAGCCCTCGCCGATCCTGGTGCTCGCCTACGCGGTGTTCGAGGGTCTGCTGCTGGGCGGCCTCACCGCCATGCTGGGCCAGCAGTTCCCCGGCATCGGCCTGCAGGCCGTGGTCGGCACGCTCGCCGTCGCGGGGTCCGTGCTGGTCATGTTCCGCCTCGGAGTGCTGCGCACCTCCCCGGTGCTGAACAAGATCTTCATGGTCGCGATGGTCGCCTACCTGCTGTTCGGCATCGTCAACATCGGTTACGTGTTCATGACCGGCGGCAGCCTGCGCGACGGGGTCCTCGGCCTGGTCATCGGCGGTCTGGCCGTGGTCATGGCCTCGTACTCGCTGGTGATGGACTTCGAGGACGTCCAGCGCGCCGCGAACTCGGCGATGCCGCGCGTGTACGCCTGGCGCTGCGCCTTCGGGCTCGCGGTCACCATGGTGTGGCTGTACGTCGAGATCCTGCGGATCATCGCGATCCTTCGCGGCGACTGA
- the cls gene encoding cardiolipin synthase: MAEVWQWLLDHGVVVGTYTFLVIDVFLRILGLILVPRNRRPGSALAWLLAIMVLPIIGFPLYLLLGKAELPRKRREKQKVINRLMHVRAHDIVDSELDADAPSWLQSAVNLNRELGAFPLTGNNSVDLEIDYDASIARMAADIRTARHDVNVLFYIMTRDAVTEDFFDALGEAAQRGVVVRVLYDHLGSLMHGSAYRSMRRFLDSHGIEHHPMMPIKPFSDGAFQRPDLRNHRKLLIVDGQIGWMGSQNMIAAHYDKRSNIRRGLHWQETMARLRGPIVAEMNLLFATDWFYESAELISEDELLQAPADTSGTYECQLVPSGPGYVFENNLALFNQLFYSAEHRISAVSPYFVPDESMLAALVTAARRGVDVELFVSEIGDQFLVFHAQRSYYDALLAAGVRIWLYQAPTILHAKHVTIDDSVTVIGSSNMDIRSFLLDMESSMMIGGTDFMAKMHQVEDVYRSRSRELTRDEWERRPVPMRLLDNLCRLASAVV, translated from the coding sequence ATGGCCGAGGTGTGGCAGTGGCTGCTCGACCACGGGGTGGTCGTCGGCACGTACACGTTCCTGGTGATCGACGTGTTCCTGCGGATCCTCGGACTGATCCTGGTGCCCCGCAACCGACGCCCCGGATCGGCGCTGGCCTGGCTGCTGGCCATCATGGTGCTCCCGATCATCGGCTTCCCCCTCTATCTCCTGCTGGGCAAGGCGGAGCTGCCGCGCAAGCGGCGCGAGAAGCAGAAGGTCATCAACCGGCTGATGCACGTGCGGGCCCACGACATCGTCGACAGCGAGCTCGACGCCGACGCCCCCAGCTGGCTGCAGTCCGCGGTGAACCTCAATCGGGAGCTCGGGGCGTTCCCGCTGACGGGCAACAATTCCGTGGACCTGGAGATCGACTACGACGCCTCGATCGCCCGCATGGCCGCGGACATCCGCACCGCCCGGCACGACGTGAACGTGCTGTTCTACATCATGACCCGGGATGCGGTCACCGAGGACTTCTTCGACGCCCTCGGCGAGGCCGCGCAGCGAGGGGTCGTCGTGCGGGTCCTGTACGACCATCTGGGCTCGCTGATGCACGGATCGGCCTACCGATCGATGCGTCGCTTCCTGGACTCCCACGGCATCGAGCATCATCCGATGATGCCGATCAAGCCGTTCAGCGACGGTGCCTTCCAGCGTCCGGATCTGCGCAATCACCGCAAGCTGCTCATCGTGGACGGCCAGATCGGGTGGATGGGCAGCCAGAACATGATCGCCGCCCACTACGACAAGCGCTCCAACATCCGCCGTGGCCTGCACTGGCAGGAGACGATGGCGCGGCTGCGCGGACCGATCGTCGCCGAGATGAACCTGTTGTTCGCCACCGACTGGTTCTATGAATCCGCCGAGCTGATCAGCGAGGACGAGCTGCTGCAGGCCCCGGCCGACACCTCCGGCACCTACGAGTGCCAGCTCGTCCCCAGCGGCCCCGGCTACGTCTTCGAGAACAACCTGGCGCTGTTCAACCAGCTGTTCTATTCGGCAGAGCACCGTATCAGCGCCGTCAGCCCCTACTTCGTGCCCGACGAGTCGATGCTCGCCGCGCTGGTGACCGCCGCTCGCCGCGGGGTCGACGTGGAGCTGTTCGTCTCCGAGATCGGGGACCAGTTCCTGGTCTTCCACGCCCAGCGCTCGTACTACGACGCGCTGCTGGCGGCCGGGGTGCGGATCTGGCTGTACCAGGCGCCGACGATCCTGCACGCCAAGCATGTGACCATCGACGACTCGGTGACGGTGATCGGCTCCTCGAACATGGACATCCGCTCGTTCCTCCTGGACATGGAGAGCTCGATGATGATCGGCGGCACCGACTTCATGGCGAAGATGCACCAGGTCGAGGACGTCTACCGCTCCCGCAGCCGGGAGCTCACCCGGGACGAATGGGAGCGGCGTCCGGTGCCCATGCGCCTGCTGGACAACCTCTGCCGTCTCGCCTCGGCGGTCGTCTGA